Sequence from the Deinococcus radiotolerans genome:
TCGCGCCTCAGCGGAGCGACGCTGGCGTTCACGCGGGCCAGTTCGCCCCGCAGGTGCCGATCATGGTGGACAGCGGCCTCACGCTCTTCACGAACACTCAGATATGCCTGCTCGGCCTGCTCCCGCGCGGCGCGGGCGTGCCCGAGGCGCTCCTGTGCGGCGTCCAGCGCTTCACGGGCCTGGGTCAGGTTGCCCTGGGCGCGTTCGAACTCGGCGCGGATCGTCTCACGGCTGGCGTCCTGGCGGGCGGCGGCCTCGGCGGCGCGGGCGGCCAGAGTGCGGGCGCGGGTCAGGTCGGCGTCCAGGGTGCGGGCGCGGCGTTCGGCGGCGTCCGCCTGCGCGCGCGCCTGGGTCAGCGCGGCGTCCAGCGCGGTGAGGTCCGGGGCAGGCTGCTCGGGCGGCGTGCGGGGCAGCGCGTCCAGTTCGGCCGTCAGGGTGCGGCGTTCGGCGTCCAGGTGGGCGCGGTAGCGGTCGGCCTGCGCGGCGGCGTCGCGGGCGGCACGCAGTGTGTCGAGCGCCCCGGCGTACGCGTCGCGTCGCGCGCGGGCCTCCTGCGCGGCGTCACGGGCGGCGTCCACGGCGGTCGCGGCGGCCTGCACCTCGGCGGCCAGGGCGGCGCTGCGGGCCTCCAGTTCACTGGCTTCGCTGCGGGCGGCGAAGACCTCGCGGGCCAGGGTCAGCTGCCGGTCGCGGCGCAGGGCGTCCTCCAGCGTCAGCCCCCGGCCGCTCAGGTCGCGGTGGGTGCGGGCGTCCTGCGCGGCGCGCGCCAGTCGTTCCAGCGCGGCCTCGCGTTCGTTCAGCACCAGCCGCAGCGAATCCAGGTGCGTGTCCGCCTCGCGCAGGCGCGCCTCGGTCTCCTGGCGGGCGGTGACGGCGCGGGACAGCCCGGCGGCCTCCTGCACGTAGCCCAGCAGGGTCCTGCCTTCGGCCTGCACGACGCCGCTCACCTCGCCCTGCCCGATCACGGCCAGTCCACCGGGGCCCAGGCCGGTGCCGCGCAGCGCGCCCTGCACGTCCCTCGCGCGCACGCCGCGCCCGTTCAGGTCCTGCTCGCCGGTCCCGTCGCGGTACACGCGCCGCGCGAGGTTCACGCGCTCCCCGGCGGGCGTCACGAGTTCCAGCTGCACCTCCGCCAGGCCCAGCGGGGCCTTGCCGCCGCTGCCGTGGAAGATCAGTTCGGTGCCGCGCCCGGCGCGCAGGTCGCGCGCGCGGGCCTGATGGGTGGCCCAGCGGATGGCTTCCACAACGTTGCTCTTGCCGCTGCCGTTCGGGCCGATGACGGCACTGACGCCCGGCCCGAATTCCAGGCGGGTGCGGTCGGCGAAGCTCTTGAAGCCCTGCAGGGTGACGCTCTGAAGCATGGTTACTGGTCAGCGCCGGGCGTCACTGGTCGGCGCAGTCTCCGGCGGCGAAGGGCTGCGTCAGGTCCATGCGGCCCAGCGCCTCCACGTTCTGCCCGCCCACCAGGAAGGTCACGTCCAGGCCCTTCTGCTCGATCAGGGTGCGGGTCAGGGTGCACAGCAGCATGCGCTCGCCGCTGGGGCCGTAGCGCAGCTTGGTGTACGCGTCAGGCAGGTCCACGTAGTAGTGCTGGCCGCGCAGGTACACCTTCGGGGCAGGCGTCCCGGCGGGCACGACGCCCAAGAAGCTCTTGTCGTACGGGCCGCGCGCCCAGACGTCCACGGCGGCCTGCGCGACCGAGCGGGTGTTCGTGCGGGACACCTGCACGGTGCGGGTCTCGGGCTTCAGGTTCTGCACCTGCGGGTCGGTGAAGTACACCTTGACCTTCAGGGCCTGCCGTTCAGTCAGGTCCAGTTTGGGCGGCTCGGGCGTGGGCGGCGTGCGCTGCACCGCCTGAAGGGCCAGGACGGACGCGGCCAGCAGCGCGGCAGCCACGACGTTGAACGGCGAGAACAGTTTGCGCGGGACGCTCACTGCGCCCCTCCCGGCGCGCTGAGGTTCGCGTTGTTGTTCGCGCGGGCCGTGAGGTACGTGGCGACCGAGCGGGCCACCGCCACCGACAGGATCTTCTGCCGCGCGGCGCTGCCGAGCGTGGCGAGGTCCTGCGCGTTGTTCGCCCAGCCGAGTTCCAGCAGCAGCGCCGCCTGGGGGGCCTCCCCGAGGCTCTGCACGCGGCTGATGCTCTCCTGCTTTGCGGTCACGCCGCCACCCTTGAGTTCACCGCGCAGCAGTTCCCCCAGGCGGCGGGTGCTGCCCGCCCCGGCCACAACCAGGCTGCTGTACGGGACGCTGCTGCCGCCGCGCAGGCTGTTGATCAGCTGGCTGCTGGCGCGGCCCGTCTGCTCGTACACGGTCACGCCGCTGCGCCGCGCGCCGGGCAGGCGGCCCAGGTCAAGCGCCAGGTACACGTCGCTCTGGCGGGCCAGGGTCAGGACCTCGTCGCGACTGAGGTTGGCGCCGCTGCTGCGCGTGACCCGCACCTGCCAGCCCTTCTCGGCCAGGAGCTGCGCGGCCTGCCGGGCGACTTCCAGGGTCACGTCGCCACTCACGCCGGGCACCACGGCCGGGTCCAGGATGATCAGGGGCGCGTTGATGCGCGCCAGAAGTTCCGGGGCGCTGCTGGGCACGCCAGGCCCGGCGTCCACGACGACGCGCACGCCGCTGCCGCGCACGACCTTGAACACGCGGTACCCGCTGCTGGCCGGGAGGGGCAGCGTGACGGTCAGGTCGCTGCCCGTCCGGGCCACGTCGGCGCTGGGCACGAACGCGCCGCGGGTGGTGTAGCGCCGCGCGTCGCCCTGAAGGCCCTTCAGGGTCAGGACCACGCGGTCGCCGCGCTGCTCGTCACTGACCTGCACGTCGCGGCTGAGGTCGAGCACCAAGCGGTCGGAGTCACGTCCGGCGCGGCTGCTGACGCTCACGAGTTTCGGCGCGGCCAGCGTGAACTTGCCCTGCTCGTACTGGGCGCCCAGACCGCTGGCCAGGGTCTCCAGCGGCAGGTACAGGTTGCCGTTCACGCGGGTGGCGGTGCGGCCCTGCACGCGGCGCGTGTCGAGCTGTACGGTGTTGAAGGACGTCGTGGCGCGCTGCTGGTTCTCATCGAGGGGAAGCAGCAGCGTGTGGCCCAGACCGGTCACGCGGACCACGCCGCTGTCCTCGGTGATGCTCAGCAGGCCGCTCAGGTTGCTCTGGCTGGCGTACTCCGCACCGTACAGCTGGATGCTCTGCACGTCACGCCCGGCGAGGTTCAGGCGGGAGAAGGCGATCTGCGCGCCGGCCAGACCGATCAGGAACAGGCTGGCGGCCGCGGCGGTCAGGGCGGTGCGGCGGCCCGGGGCGCGCAGCCTCACAGTTCGCGCAGCTCCCGGCGCACGGTCTTCTCGGCTTCCGCGCGGCGCTTGTCATGCAGTTTCTTGCCGCGCGCCAGGGCCACTTCCACCTTGAAGAACCGGCCCTTCTGGTACAGGCGGGTGGGGACCAGCGTCAGGCCTTTCTGTTCCAGGCCGCGCTTGACCTTGCCGATCTCCTCGCGGTGCAGCAGCAGGCGGCGGGTGCGGCGGGGCTCGTGGTTGTTGTACGTCGCTTCCTTGTAGGTCGGGATGTACAGGCCTTCCAGGTCGATGTTGCCGCCGTGGAGGCGGGCGAAGGCGTCGCGGAAGTCCACGCCGCCCGCGCGGATGCTCTTGACTTCACTGCCGGTCAGGCTGATCCCCGCCTCGAAGCGCTCCAGCAGTTCGTACTCGTAATGAGCGCGGCGGTTCGTGTACACCCGGGCATTCTAGCAGCACGGGGAAAAACTGGTGATGGTGAAAAGGTGATGGTTGATGGACGGGACGCTGGCCCCATCCATCAACCATCGACCATGCTCCGGCTACTTCTTCGGGGGGCGGCTGGGGCGCACTTCGACGCGGCTGGGCAGGGTGCGCTCGGGCATGTGCAGGAGGTCGACGGTCAGCTGCGCGAGGTCCTCGGGCTGGATCTTCCAGGCGTCCCTGTCCGCGTCGGGCGTGTGCCCGGCGAAGTGCGTGGCGACGCTGCCGGGCATGATCTGCGTGACCTTGATCCCACGGTCGCGCAGGTCGAGGTTCAGCACCTCACTGAGGCCGTTCAGGCCGAACTTGCTGGCGTTGTACGCGCCGCCGCCCGGCAGGGGGTTCTTCCCGGCGAGGCTGGAGAGCGTGAAGATGTACCCGCCACGCTCGGTCAGGGCAGGAATGGCGGCCTTGACGGTGTAGAACGCGCCGCTGAGGTTCGTGTCGATCACGTCCTGCCACTGCTCGATGCTCAGGTCCGCCACGTTCCCGAAGTGCCCGACGCCCGCGTTCACGAACAGGACGTCCAGCCCGCCGAAGGCGGCCACGTGCGCGTCCACGGCAGCCTGCACGGCGTGCGGGTCTTTCACGTCGCAGGCAAAGCCGCGGGCGTGCCCGCCCAGTTCGCCTGCCACCTGCTCGATCTCGGCGGCGTTGCGGCTGGTGATGGTCACGGCGTACCCGTCGGCGATCAGGGCCTGCGCGACGGCGTGCCCGATGCCCTTGCTGGCTCCGGTGATGAAAGCACTCTTCTGGGTGGTCTGCGTCATGGGCGGCACCCTAACACGCCCCCACCGGAAGACCGTATGAAAAGCAAAGCAGTATGAAGCCGCGCCGCCCAGTCCGGGCGGCGCGCAGCGTCAGGTCAGCGGGGCAGGCGGGCGGCCAGCTGGTCGTACATGTAGTTCACGAACTCCGCGCGGTAGCGCAGCAGCACGCTGATACCGAACGTGTCGCTCAGGACGTACTTCTGCCCCTGCGGCAGCTGGAATTCCAGGCGGGCACCCAGCTTGTTCCAGGGCACCAGGGCGCTGGGCGCCACGAACACCGGCCGGACCTGAATGGCGTTCGCGCTGGCGGCAGAGGCAATGGTGGCCTGCGGGTAGCGGCGTTTCAGGGCGCCGGCGCTGTCGCGGCGCATGGCGGCGAGGATGCTCTGGCGCTGCTCGGCGTTCACGAGGTTCTGGTTGCCCTCGATGACGGGGTCCAGGATCACGTACGTAGCGGCGCGCAGCTGCCCGGCATTCGGGCTGGGGGTCTGCGCGGACGCGGCGCCCAGCAGCAGCAGGGCGAGGAGGGCCGTTCGGGTCAGGTGGGCGTTCATGCGAGTCAGTGCATCACACCCTGCCTGACGGGGCGTGAAGTGCGCGTGAGGGTCACCCCGGGCCCGGTGGCCTCCCGGGCTCACGCGTAGAGTGAGGCGCATGCAGGATCTCCTCTTGATCATGCGGCGCCTGCGCGCGCCGGACGGCTGCCCCTGGGACCGCGAGCAGACGCATGAGTCCCTGCGCCCCTACCTGCTGGAGGAAGCGGCCGAGGCGGCCGACGCCGTGAGCAGCCCCGACCGGGCCGAGCTGGCCGACGAGTTGGGGGACGTGCTGTTGCAGGTGGCGTTTCACAGCGTGATTGCCGAGGAGGCGGGCACGTTCACTTACGCGGACGTGGAGCGCGCCATCGTGGAGAAACTAGTGCGGCGCCACCCGCACGTGTTCGCCCAGGCGAGCGTGAGTGGCAGTGAGGAGGTCGTCACGAACTGGCAGGCCATCAAGGCGGCCGAGCGGGGGGGCCGGGTGCGCCGTCCGGAGGACCGGGTGCCCGCCGGTCTGGGCGCCCTGGCGCGCGAGGCGAAAACGCAGCGGCTGGCCGGACAAGTGAAGACCACGCCGGACGCGGCCCGCGCCGCGCTGCTGAGCGCCGCCCAGGCGGCCCCCGACTCGGCTCAGGGTGTGGCGGAGGTGCTCGCCGCCGCCGTGGCGTGGGCGCGCGCGGCGGGCGTGGACCCCGAACTGGCCCTGCGCGAGCGGACGCTGGACACCCTGCACGCCCTGTCCGGCGAGGGTGAGGAGACCGCGTGAGCGATCCGCTGGACGCCGCCCTGAACGACCCGTGGGTGACGTGGCTGGGGGGGCGCGAGCGGCGCACCCTGCACCTGCCGGAGTACCGGCGCGCGGCGGTCCTGGTGGGCCTCACGCGCGAGGCAGACGCGCGGGTGCTGCTGACGCTGCGCTCACCGGACCTGCCCACCCACCAGGGGCAGATCAGTTTCCCCGGCGGCAGCCTGGAGCGCGGCGAGACGCCCGTGCAGGCGGCGCTGCGTGAGGCGCAGGAGGAGGTCGGACTGGACCCGGATCAGGTGGCGGTGCTGGGCGAACTGGATGACGTGTTCACCCCGGTGGGGTTTCACGTGACGCCCGTTCTGGCGCGCATCCCGGCCCAGCCGACCCTGACCCTGTCCGGCGAGGTCGCGCAGCTGCTGCTGCCCACGCTGTCCGAGCTGCGCGCCGTGCCCATGACGCGGGAGACCCGCACGCTGCCGGACGGGACGCATGTGCCCCTCTACCGCTACCCGTGGCAGGGTCATGACATCTGGGGGATGACGGCGCGGGTCCTGCATGATCTCCTCGGGGGCGGCCCCGCCTGAACAGGGAAACGGCCCCCACCCGGGAGGGGCAGGGGCCGTGAGGGACCGGGTTTAGCGGCTGGGGGTGATGGTGATCTGGCCGTTCTTCGTGATGTTGTAGTTGCTCACGAAGGTGCGGTAGCCGGGGGCGATCATCACGATCTCGTGGGTGCCGCCGTCCAGCTGGAGGTCCAGGCCGCCGTTGCGGATGGTGCCGGCTTCCTGGCCGTCCACGAACACGCGCGCGCCGGTGACGCTGCTGCGGATCGCGACCGTAAAGGCGCTGGGGGTGGGCGTGACGACCGCCTGCGCGAACTCGACGTTCACGTTGGTGGTGCTGCCACCCTTGATGGCGACGGTGGTCGTGAAGTCACGGTAGCCGGGGGCCTGCACGCGGATGGGGTAGCTGCCGGCCTTCAGGTTGCTGTAGGTGACGTTCGCGCCGCCCAGTCGCTGGCCGTTCAGGATCACGGTAGCGTTGGCGACGTTCGTGCCGACGAACAGGCTACCGGTGCTGATGGGCGTGCGGCCCGCGACCGTGTAGAAGGCGGTGTCGCTGACCCAGCTGTTCTGCGGCAGGGGGTTCACGACGATGCTCAGCGCCTGCGCCAGGCCCGCCTGATTCTTGGCGTTCACGGTGGCGAACTGGTCCTGCGCGGTCTTGAAGGAGCTGATCTGATCAAGGTTCAGCGGCGTGAGGCTGGCCAGGGCCAGGACCTTGTTCTGCCCGATGGGGCCCGCGACCGTGAAGTTGAACTTGTCCTCGGCGGCGGGGAACACCTTGGTGGTGTTGGCCTTGACGAGGTTGCTGTCGCTCAGGCGGTTGGGGAGGATCTGGTCGACGCTGCCGTCGGGGTTCACGTTGAACAGGTACACGTAAGCGTCACGGTTGACGGTGGTGCTGATGCTGATCTTGTCACCCACGCGGTAGGCGGGGTTCTGGTTGCCGCTGGTGTCCTTGTCCACACGGACGCTGACGCTCAGGTCCGGCTGGGTGGGGTTCACGATGATGCTCTGGGCGCTGATCTTGGGGGCAGCGGCGGCGGTGCTCAGGAGCATCGCGGCTGGAATCAGAAGAAGTTTGTTCATGTGGTACCTCCGACAGTGAGCCTAAGGCCGCGTGCATGACGCGCCGTGAGCCGGAGCATCGGCAATGTTAATGGTGCTTCAGGCCACCGTCAGCTTCAAGGATGGCAGGCGATCTGGGTCGTTCCAGCCGTCCTGCACGGCATGCGTACCGCTCTGGCGTCTCTCACAATAAATAAAGGGGTCTTAACGCAAGCTTCAGAGACCGTCAGCTCTGGAGGTCCACACAATGACCGCGTTACTCCGCCGTCTTTTTAGACCCCATCTCTCTAGCTGCCGTCCCCCGCCCCCACGCCCCGCCAGGGCCGTCCCATCACCGCTCTGGAACTTCTACGCGCCCTCGGCTGCGACGAGTAAACCGCAGGCGCGTTTACTCTGGACTTCAGGCTGGCCCGCCACGCTCCCAGGGTGTCCGTGCGTCACGCGCCGAGGAGGTCAGGCCGACCGGTCCCCGCCCATCTGAGCGGGTAAATC
This genomic interval carries:
- a CDS encoding GerMN domain-containing protein; the protein is MSVPRKLFSPFNVVAAALLAASVLALQAVQRTPPTPEPPKLDLTERQALKVKVYFTDPQVQNLKPETRTVQVSRTNTRSVAQAAVDVWARGPYDKSFLGVVPAGTPAPKVYLRGQHYYVDLPDAYTKLRYGPSGERMLLCTLTRTLIEQKGLDVTFLVGGQNVEALGRMDLTQPFAAGDCADQ
- a CDS encoding N-acetylmuramoyl-L-alanine amidase; this encodes MRLRAPGRRTALTAAAASLFLIGLAGAQIAFSRLNLAGRDVQSIQLYGAEYASQSNLSGLLSITEDSGVVRVTGLGHTLLLPLDENQQRATTSFNTVQLDTRRVQGRTATRVNGNLYLPLETLASGLGAQYEQGKFTLAAPKLVSVSSRAGRDSDRLVLDLSRDVQVSDEQRGDRVVLTLKGLQGDARRYTTRGAFVPSADVARTGSDLTVTLPLPASSGYRVFKVVRGSGVRVVVDAGPGVPSSAPELLARINAPLIILDPAVVPGVSGDVTLEVARQAAQLLAEKGWQVRVTRSSGANLSRDEVLTLARQSDVYLALDLGRLPGARRSGVTVYEQTGRASSQLINSLRGGSSVPYSSLVVAGAGSTRRLGELLRGELKGGGVTAKQESISRVQSLGEAPQAALLLELGWANNAQDLATLGSAARQKILSVAVARSVATYLTARANNNANLSAPGGAQ
- the smpB gene encoding SsrA-binding protein SmpB is translated as MYTNRRAHYEYELLERFEAGISLTGSEVKSIRAGGVDFRDAFARLHGGNIDLEGLYIPTYKEATYNNHEPRRTRRLLLHREEIGKVKRGLEQKGLTLVPTRLYQKGRFFKVEVALARGKKLHDKRRAEAEKTVRRELREL
- a CDS encoding SDR family oxidoreductase codes for the protein MTQTTQKSAFITGASKGIGHAVAQALIADGYAVTITSRNAAEIEQVAGELGGHARGFACDVKDPHAVQAAVDAHVAAFGGLDVLFVNAGVGHFGNVADLSIEQWQDVIDTNLSGAFYTVKAAIPALTERGGYIFTLSSLAGKNPLPGGGAYNASKFGLNGLSEVLNLDLRDRGIKVTQIMPGSVATHFAGHTPDADRDAWKIQPEDLAQLTVDLLHMPERTLPSRVEVRPSRPPKK
- a CDS encoding MazG family protein, whose translation is MQDLLLIMRRLRAPDGCPWDREQTHESLRPYLLEEAAEAADAVSSPDRAELADELGDVLLQVAFHSVIAEEAGTFTYADVERAIVEKLVRRHPHVFAQASVSGSEEVVTNWQAIKAAERGGRVRRPEDRVPAGLGALAREAKTQRLAGQVKTTPDAARAALLSAAQAAPDSAQGVAEVLAAAVAWARAAGVDPELALRERTLDTLHALSGEGEETA
- a CDS encoding NUDIX hydrolase, giving the protein MSDPLDAALNDPWVTWLGGRERRTLHLPEYRRAAVLVGLTREADARVLLTLRSPDLPTHQGQISFPGGSLERGETPVQAALREAQEEVGLDPDQVAVLGELDDVFTPVGFHVTPVLARIPAQPTLTLSGEVAQLLLPTLSELRAVPMTRETRTLPDGTHVPLYRYPWQGHDIWGMTARVLHDLLGGGPA
- a CDS encoding DUF4384 domain-containing protein, with translation MNKLLLIPAAMLLSTAAAAPKISAQSIIVNPTQPDLSVSVRVDKDTSGNQNPAYRVGDKISISTTVNRDAYVYLFNVNPDGSVDQILPNRLSDSNLVKANTTKVFPAAEDKFNFTVAGPIGQNKVLALASLTPLNLDQISSFKTAQDQFATVNAKNQAGLAQALSIVVNPLPQNSWVSDTAFYTVAGRTPISTGSLFVGTNVANATVILNGQRLGGANVTYSNLKAGSYPIRVQAPGYRDFTTTVAIKGGSTTNVNVEFAQAVVTPTPSAFTVAIRSSVTGARVFVDGQEAGTIRNGGLDLQLDGGTHEIVMIAPGYRTFVSNYNITKNGQITITPSR